The Actinomycetes bacterium genome segment GGCCGCCGTCTCCGGCCTCGCCTCGTGGGGCACCGTGGCCGGCACGCGCTGCGACGTGTCCTCCGAGTCCTCTGTGAACGAGGCCCTGCAGAGCGCGGTGGCGTTCCTCGACGGCATCGACGTTCTCGCCAACAACGCCGGGATCGCCTGGCAGGAGCCGTTCCTGGACATGACCGCGAGCCACTGGGACCGGGTCATCGCGGTCAACCTTCGTGGCATGTTCCTCGTCGGGCAGGCGGTGGCGCGACATCTCGTCGCGGAGCGGCGTCCGGGCGTCATCGTCAACATGGCCTCGACGAACGCGCTCGGCGGTGAGGCGTACTACGCCCACTACAACGCCTCGAAGGGCGCGGTCCTGCAACTGACTCGCACCATGGCGGTCGAGCTCGGCGTCCATGGGATCCGAGTCAACGCCCTGTGTCCGGGCTACATCGAGACGCCGCTCAACCGTGAGATCGCCGCGAACAGCGGTGACCCGGACTTCGTGGCCACCTATGTGCGAGACAACATCCCGCTGGGTCGTACCGGCAGCGAGGAGGACGTCGCCGCCGCGTACGCCTTCCTCGCCAGTGACGAAGCCGCGTTCGTGCACGGGGCCGCGCTCGTGCTCGACGGCGGTCAGACCGCGGTCATGTGACAGGTCCCGGGAAGGTGGGTCACGGCATTGTGCAGGAGGGACGAGCTGGGGTGGAGCGAAGGACTGCCGAGCCGATCGTCCTCGATGCCGGTGACCTGCCGGAGTGTCCACGGTGGGACGACGTCTCCCAGCGCCTGCACTGGGTCGACATCTACGCCGGCCGCCTGTGCGTCTGGTCCCCGAGCACCGGCGAGCGGAGCACCTACGACGTGGGACAGCCGCTCGGCAGCTTCGCGTTCCGCGAGGGGCAGGGCTTCGTCCTGGCGCTGGCGGCGGGCTTCGCCCTCAGCGGCGCCGATCCGTCGGGATGGGAGCCCGTGGGCGCCCATCGCCTTCCCGACAGCCCGATCCGCATGAACGACGGCGCGTGCGATCCGGTGGGACGCTTCCTCGCGGGAACGATGCGCCACGACGAGGCGGCCCACGGTGGTGCGCTCTGGCGGCTGGACCCGCAGACGGAGTCTGGCCAGCGTCCTCCGCCGGAGCCGGTCGTCGCACCGACGTCCATCTCCAACGGCCTCGGCTGGAGCGCCGACGGCCGTACGCTCTTCCACGTCGACTCGGCCGACCGCGTGGTGTGGGTACGCGACTACGACGTCGAGACCGGAACCGTCGCCGCGTCGAGACCGTTCGTGACCTTCGACGAGGGCGACGGCTATCCCGACGGCCTCGTCGTCGACAGCGAAGGCTGTCTGTGGGTCGCCCTGTGGGACGGCGGGCGCGTCGTCCGCGTGGACCCGACCGGCGAGGTGCTCGCTGAGGTCCTGGTCCCGGCGCGTCGGGTGAGCAGCTGCACCCTCGGCGGGGTCTCGGGCAGCGAGCTCTACATCACGACGGCGCGTCGTCGACTCGACCCGTCGGTGCTCGAGGCCGAGCCGCTGCACGGCTCGATCTTCGTCTGCCCTGTCGACGTCACCGCCCCGACCCTCGCCCGCTACGCGGGCTGACCACGACCACCTGGAGGACCCCATGCCACGCCAGGCATTCCGCACCGAGCTCGCACCACGCCCTGCGGGTCCCTACTCCCAGAGCGTCCGGATCGACAACATCGTCGTCGGCGCCGGCCAGGCCGGGATCCGGCCCGACGGATCGATCGTCGACGGGGTCCGTGAGCAGACCCGGCAGGCCTTCGCCAACCTGCTGGCCGCGATGGCCGAGGCGGGCGCGACCGGCCAGGACGTGGTGAGCGTGCGGGTCTTCCTGCGCCACCCGGAGCAGTTCGCCGAGATGAACGAGGCCTATGCCGAGGTCTTCACCGAGCCCTATCCCGCGCGGACCACGGTCTTCGTGGGGCTGCCGGCCGGGTTGGAGGTCGAGGTCGACGCGCTCGCCGTGCTGCCCCGCACGGATCCCTCCGAGACCGGGAGCGGAAGCTGACCGGGCAGTCGTACGATCCAGGCGCTCCCCTCGACGCGCCCCTGCCGTGGCGCGTGGCCGGGTCGGCGTCCCCTCCCCGGCTCCGGCTGCCCGGTGCGGACCCGGGGGCACGGCGCGACCTGGAGACGCCGGTGGCGGTCCTCGCCGAGTCGGCGTTGCTCCACAACGCACGGTGGATGCGCACCTATTGCGACGCGCACGGGTTCGTTGCCGCCCCGCACGCCAAGACCAGCCTGTCGCCCGAGCTGTGCCGACTACAGATGGCAGAGGGCGCCTGGGGAATGACCACGGCGTCCGTGGCGCAGGCGCAGGCGGTGCTCGGGATGGGCATCGACCATGTGCTCATCGCCACCGAGGTGATCGACGAGGCGCCGCTGCGTGACCTGGTCACCGACGTGATGGCAGAACCGCGGCGCGAGCTCGTCGTCTTCGTCGATTCGGCACGAGGCATCGGGGCGCTCGAGACAGCTGTGCGCGAGGTCGGCGCCGACCCCGGACGGGTCGGTGTCCTCGTCGAGCTCGGGCAGCCGGGAGCTCGCAGCGGCGTGCGCGACCGGACGACGGGGATCGAGCTGGCCGAGCGAGTCCATGCTTCCTCGACACTGACACTGCGAGGCGTGGGCGCGTACGAGGGCACGATCGCGAGCGCGCGGACACCGGACTCCCTCGACCGCGTCGACGCGTTCCTGCACGACGTCGTCGTGCTGGCGAGCGAGCTGCGGGACCGCGGCTTGGTCGGCGACCACGACATGGTGTCGGTCGGCGGCAGCATGTACCTGGATCGGGTGGGCACGGTGCTGTCGCCGGTCGCAGCATCCGGGGCAATGGTCCTTGTGCGAAGCGGCTGCTACATCACTCACGACCATGGGCTCTACGACGCGGCCGCTCTCCTCACGCCATCGCTTCCGCCGCTGCGAGCGGCCCTTCAGGTGTGGGCTCGAGTGGTCTCGCAGCCTGAGCCGGGCCTTGCCATCCTCAACGCGGGACGGCGACACGTGTCCCACGACAACGGACTGCCGGTGCCCCTGCACCTGGTCGGCGACGACGGGCGCGCGGTGGACGCGTCGGCCACGTCGGTGTCCGCGCTGAGCGACCACCACGCCTCCCTGAGATTCCCCGACACGGTCCCGGTGAGGGTGGGCGACCTGGTCGCGCTCGGGATCTCGCATCCCTGCACCACCTTCGACAAGTGGTCGACACTCCTCGTCCTGGACGACGACGGTCAGCAGGTCGGACTGTGCCGCACCCTGCTGTGACCGGAGGCCGACCCGTGGCCCCGACCCGGTCCCCGAGCTAGAAGGAGCTCGTCGTCCAACGGCCGACCACCGGCGCCGGGGCGGAGGGGACCGCAATTGTCACTGGTTGGGAACGATCCTTGCGAAGCCCCCCGCCAACCGTTGACGACGGGGTCCAGAGGTAGTTACGGTCTGTCTGGCGAAACGTCATTCCGCCTAGCGAAATCCAAGGCAGTCACCTTGACCATGACCACCGCCGTCACGTTCGTGGGGGCCGGGAGCGTGGAGTTCACACGCGACCTCGTCGCCGACATCCTCCGCTTCCCCGACCTCGGTCCCGTGGACCTGCGTCTGCACGACATCGACCCGGACCGGCTGAGCACCGCCGAGGGGGTTGCGCGGTCGGTCGCGCGATCAACCGGAACCTCGCCCACGGTGTCGACCTTCGCCGACCGTCGTGCGGCGCTCGAGGGTGCTCGGTTCGTCATCAACACGGTGGCCGTAGGAGGTCTTGACGCCACACGGGCCGACTTCGAGGTCCCGGCCCGCTTCGGGCTGCGCCAGACCATCGGCGACACGCTCGGCATCGGCGGCATCTTCCGTGCCCTTCGCACCTTCCCCGTCCTCGACCAGATCCTCGAGGACATGCAGGAGGTGTGCCCCGACGCCTGGTTGCTGAACTACACCAACCCGATGGCGATGAACATCTGGTACGCCTCGCTGAGGGCGCCCTCGATCCGGACGGTGGGCCTTTGCCACTCGGTTTACTGGACCGTGCGGGGCCTGTGCGAGGTCATGGGGGTCGACCACGAGGCAGTCTCCTACGACTCGGCGGGTGTCAACCACCAGGCGTGGTTGCTGCGCCTGGAGAAGGACGGACGGGACCTGTACCCGCTGCTGGACGAGCGCATCCGCGACGACCCCGAGCTGCGGCGGCGGGTACGGGTCGACATGTACAAGCGGATCGGCTACTACCCGACGGAGACGAGCGAGCACTCCAGCGAGTACGTGCCCTGGTACCTGCACAACGAGGCGGAGATCGAGCGCCTGCGCATCCCGATCGGGGTCTATCTCGACATCAGCGAGGAGAACGCCGCGACCTTCCAGGCGACCCGCGACGCGATCGTCGCGGGTCGCGACATCGAGGTTCACGACGGTGCGACGGAGTACGCGCCGCAGGTGATCCACAGCATCGTCACCGGCACCACGCGACGCATCCACGCCAACGTCCCCAACCGGGGGCTCATCTCGAACCTGCCGAGCGGGGCTGCGGTGGAGGTGCCGTGCTACGTCGACGAGCTCGGCGTCCACCCGGTGGCCATGGGTGACCTCCCTGCACAGTGCGCGGCGCTGAACCGCTCCTTCCTCAACGTGGCAGAGCTCACCGTGCGCGCGGCCGTCGACGGTGATCCGCGGTTGGTCCGGCTCGCCGCGATGGTCGACCCCGCGACGGCGGCCGCGCTGACGGTCGACGAGATCTGGCAGCTCTGCGACGCGATGACCCAGGCACACCGGGACCGGCTCCCCCTCGCGCTCAGGAACGAGCGCCTCCCGTTCGTCACCGACTCCGTGGAACGTCGGGCGTGATGGTCAGCGCGTGCGCCCCAGCCGCAGCGCCGACCCGCGTCCGCACGGCGTCGTCGACCTCAGGGGACCGGGACGACGTGCACCGTGGGGCCGAGGCGCTCCAGCTCGGCGGCGTCGCTCGGGTCGACACCGGAGTCGGTCACGATGTCGGACGCGACCGAGATGTCGACGATCTTGGCGAAGCCGCGCCGACCCACCTTGCTGGAGTCGGCGACAACGATGACGCGCTCAGCCGCCCGGACCAGCGCGCGGTTCGTGTGGGCCTCGACCTCGTGATGGGTGGTGAAGCCCGCCGCGGCGCTCACGCCGTCGACGCCGATGACGGCAATGTCCAGGTTGATGTTGGCCAGCGTGAGCTCCGCGAGCGGCCCGACGAGCTCGTAGGACTCGGCTCGGGCACTTCCGCCGCACACCACGAGTTCGATGTTCGACCGCACAGCGAGCTCGGAGGCGATGTTGAGCGCATTCGTGACCACCCGCAGGCCAGATCGCACGGCCAGGGCACGCGACACCTCGGTGGTCGTCGTGCCACCGTTGAGCCCGATCGAGGTGGCCTCGGGCGGGATGAGCTGCGCGGCGGCCTCGGCGATCGCCCGTTTGGCGTCGTAGTGCTGACCTCCGCGGTAGCGCATCGGCAGCTCGTAGAGGACGCCCGACGCGACCGCCCCGCCATGGGTCCGGGTGAGCAGCTTCTGCTCCTGGAGCAGGTGGAGGTCGCGACGCACCGTGGCCTCGGAGACCTCCAGCTGGGCGGCGAGGTCCAGCACGGCCACCGTTCCGTGCTGGTTGAGCTGCTGCAGGATCTGCCCGAGCCGGTCCTCCTGGCGCATGTCGCGCACCTTACGCGCACGTCGATGTTCATTTCGAGCATCCGGGCGATCGACCTTCCGGCCGCGAAGGCGACCGATTCGAACGGCAGGAGAGCGCCCGGAGACCGTGTTCGGGTCCTTGACCGCTCGATATCACCGTGCAAGGCTGCGCACGAGATTCGATCGAATGTGCGCGATTGGCCGATCTCGTCTGAAGGAGCACCCTGATGGTCCTCGTCCAGCCGGCCGGACGTCCGCACCGCCCGCGGACCCGCCGCACGACCCTGCTCGTCGCGCTCGGCGTGGCTGCCGCCCTCGGCGCCGCCGGATGCAGTGGCGGGAGCAGCAGCGGCTCCGCGGGGGGTAGCGCGAGTGCCGGTGGGGGCTCGACGTCGATCACCGTCGCTCACGGCTACACCGACGCCGAGGCGGCGGAGCTCAAGAAGCAGGTGGCGCAGTGGAACTCCGCGCACCCCAAGGAGACGGTCAAGCTCCTCTTCAACGGCGGCAACGACAGTGCGCTCCAGAAGACGGTGGCCGGATTCACCGCAGGCAACTTCCCGGACGTCGCCTACGAGTACGGCTCGTCGGCCGCGCAGCTGGCGCGTCAGCCCAAGCTCGTCGACCTCACCGACAAGGTGACGTCACCCGCTCTGGACTGGCAGGACTTCTTCCCCTCGGAGCGACAGGCCGCGACCGTCAACGGCAAGGTCGTGGGCATCCCCTCGCTCGTCGACAACCTCAGCCTCGTCTACAACAAGGACCTGTTCGCCAAGGCGGGTGTCGCTCCGCCCACGAACGACTGGACGTGGCAGGACTTCCGCGCAGCCGCCAAGCAGCTGTCCAACCCGAGCTCGAAGACGTACGGCTGGGCGTACGTCAACGACGGGAGCGAGGACACCGTCTGGCGCTACCTGGCGATGCTGTGGCAAGCCGGCGGCGACCTGCTCAACGCGGACAACACCAAGCCCGTCTTCAACTCCCCTGCCGGTCTCGCCGCCCTGCAGCTGCTGCACGACATGGCCGTCACGGACAAGTCCGTCTACCTCGACACGGGGAACCAGAACTACATCAACCTGTTCAACAGCGGCAAGATCGCCATGCTCTGGACGGGCCCGTGGGACCTGTCGAGCATCAACAGCGACGTGAACTACGGCGTGACCTATCTGCCCGGCTACAACGGCAACCACGAGACCATCTCGGGACCTGACCTCTACATGCTCTTCGACCACTCCGCGCCACGTGTCCAGGCGGCGCTGGACTTCATCTCGTGGCTCACCTCGGCCAAGGTGCACATCGACTTCGCCATCGCGACCGGGGACCTGCCGCTTCGTCAGTCCGAGACGCAGCTGCCGGCCTACCAGACCTTCCTCACCAAGTACCCCGCGGAGAAGGTCTTCGTCAGCAATCTCGCCAACGTCAAGCATGTTCGGCCGAACATCGCGAACTATGCCGAGGTCTCAGCCGCAGTCGGGCAGATGATCCAGAGCGTCCTGCTGGGACAGTCCCAACCGGCCGCCGCCCTGAAGTCCGCGAGCAGCCAGGTCTCGGCAGTTCTCGCCGGTTCGTGAGCGAGTCACTTCGCCCGGGCGAGACGCCCGTCATCGCTCGTGCAAGCCGACCGCGAACGATCCTGCCACGCCCCGAACGCCCATCGACGCGATCCAGGCGCAGCTTCGGCGGACGTCGATCCGAGGCCCTCAACGGATGGGCCATGGTCTCGCCCTCCGTGCTCCTGATCGCGCTCTTCGGCATCGTGCCCGTCATCTGGGCCGTGGCACTGTCGTTCCAGCGCAACGACCTCCAGACACCGCCGACCTGGGTCGGCCTGCACAACTACCGCCTGCTCGTCCACGACCCCGTCTTCCGCGCCTCGGTCAACCACAGCATCGTGTACACGGCGCTGTTCGTG includes the following:
- a CDS encoding SDR family NAD(P)-dependent oxidoreductase, with the translated sequence MRGLAGKRVLVSGGSRGIGQTSARRFLEEGCSVFLTGLDADEVEAAVSGLASWGTVAGTRCDVSSESSVNEALQSAVAFLDGIDVLANNAGIAWQEPFLDMTASHWDRVIAVNLRGMFLVGQAVARHLVAERRPGVIVNMASTNALGGEAYYAHYNASKGAVLQLTRTMAVELGVHGIRVNALCPGYIETPLNREIAANSGDPDFVATYVRDNIPLGRTGSEEDVAAAYAFLASDEAAFVHGAALVLDGGQTAVM
- a CDS encoding SMP-30/gluconolactonase/LRE family protein, whose translation is MERRTAEPIVLDAGDLPECPRWDDVSQRLHWVDIYAGRLCVWSPSTGERSTYDVGQPLGSFAFREGQGFVLALAAGFALSGADPSGWEPVGAHRLPDSPIRMNDGACDPVGRFLAGTMRHDEAAHGGALWRLDPQTESGQRPPPEPVVAPTSISNGLGWSADGRTLFHVDSADRVVWVRDYDVETGTVAASRPFVTFDEGDGYPDGLVVDSEGCLWVALWDGGRVVRVDPTGEVLAEVLVPARRVSSCTLGGVSGSELYITTARRRLDPSVLEAEPLHGSIFVCPVDVTAPTLARYAG
- a CDS encoding RidA family protein: MPRQAFRTELAPRPAGPYSQSVRIDNIVVGAGQAGIRPDGSIVDGVREQTRQAFANLLAAMAEAGATGQDVVSVRVFLRHPEQFAEMNEAYAEVFTEPYPARTTVFVGLPAGLEVEVDALAVLPRTDPSETGSGS
- a CDS encoding amino acid deaminase gives rise to the protein MAVLAESALLHNARWMRTYCDAHGFVAAPHAKTSLSPELCRLQMAEGAWGMTTASVAQAQAVLGMGIDHVLIATEVIDEAPLRDLVTDVMAEPRRELVVFVDSARGIGALETAVREVGADPGRVGVLVELGQPGARSGVRDRTTGIELAERVHASSTLTLRGVGAYEGTIASARTPDSLDRVDAFLHDVVVLASELRDRGLVGDHDMVSVGGSMYLDRVGTVLSPVAASGAMVLVRSGCYITHDHGLYDAAALLTPSLPPLRAALQVWARVVSQPEPGLAILNAGRRHVSHDNGLPVPLHLVGDDGRAVDASATSVSALSDHHASLRFPDTVPVRVGDLVALGISHPCTTFDKWSTLLVLDDDGQQVGLCRTLL
- a CDS encoding alpha-glucosidase/alpha-galactosidase, translating into MTTAVTFVGAGSVEFTRDLVADILRFPDLGPVDLRLHDIDPDRLSTAEGVARSVARSTGTSPTVSTFADRRAALEGARFVINTVAVGGLDATRADFEVPARFGLRQTIGDTLGIGGIFRALRTFPVLDQILEDMQEVCPDAWLLNYTNPMAMNIWYASLRAPSIRTVGLCHSVYWTVRGLCEVMGVDHEAVSYDSAGVNHQAWLLRLEKDGRDLYPLLDERIRDDPELRRRVRVDMYKRIGYYPTETSEHSSEYVPWYLHNEAEIERLRIPIGVYLDISEENAATFQATRDAIVAGRDIEVHDGATEYAPQVIHSIVTGTTRRIHANVPNRGLISNLPSGAAVEVPCYVDELGVHPVAMGDLPAQCAALNRSFLNVAELTVRAAVDGDPRLVRLAAMVDPATAAALTVDEIWQLCDAMTQAHRDRLPLALRNERLPFVTDSVERRA
- a CDS encoding DeoR/GlpR family DNA-binding transcription regulator gives rise to the protein MRQEDRLGQILQQLNQHGTVAVLDLAAQLEVSEATVRRDLHLLQEQKLLTRTHGGAVASGVLYELPMRYRGGQHYDAKRAIAEAAAQLIPPEATSIGLNGGTTTTEVSRALAVRSGLRVVTNALNIASELAVRSNIELVVCGGSARAESYELVGPLAELTLANINLDIAVIGVDGVSAAAGFTTHHEVEAHTNRALVRAAERVIVVADSSKVGRRGFAKIVDISVASDIVTDSGVDPSDAAELERLGPTVHVVPVP
- a CDS encoding ABC transporter substrate-binding protein, with the protein product MVLVQPAGRPHRPRTRRTTLLVALGVAAALGAAGCSGGSSSGSAGGSASAGGGSTSITVAHGYTDAEAAELKKQVAQWNSAHPKETVKLLFNGGNDSALQKTVAGFTAGNFPDVAYEYGSSAAQLARQPKLVDLTDKVTSPALDWQDFFPSERQAATVNGKVVGIPSLVDNLSLVYNKDLFAKAGVAPPTNDWTWQDFRAAAKQLSNPSSKTYGWAYVNDGSEDTVWRYLAMLWQAGGDLLNADNTKPVFNSPAGLAALQLLHDMAVTDKSVYLDTGNQNYINLFNSGKIAMLWTGPWDLSSINSDVNYGVTYLPGYNGNHETISGPDLYMLFDHSAPRVQAALDFISWLTSAKVHIDFAIATGDLPLRQSETQLPAYQTFLTKYPAEKVFVSNLANVKHVRPNIANYAEVSAAVGQMIQSVLLGQSQPAAALKSASSQVSAVLAGS